In Haloterrigena turkmenica DSM 5511, a single genomic region encodes these proteins:
- a CDS encoding YbhB/YbcL family Raf kinase inhibitor-like protein — protein MATLTLTSPEFDDGERIPDRYGYEAANVNPPLEIDGVPDDAETLALIVDDPDAVEPAGKVWDHWLVWNVPAEETTIPVDWNPDDAGAEEGTNDYGEPGYGGPNPPDREHTYRFTVFAVADAIDPGTDPDADDLRDAMEGRTVAKATLEGTYPA, from the coding sequence ATGGCAACGCTCACGCTCACGAGTCCCGAATTCGACGACGGCGAACGGATTCCCGACCGGTACGGCTACGAAGCCGCGAACGTTAACCCACCTCTCGAGATCGACGGCGTGCCGGACGACGCCGAGACGCTGGCGCTGATCGTCGACGACCCCGACGCAGTCGAACCCGCCGGAAAGGTGTGGGACCACTGGCTCGTCTGGAACGTTCCGGCCGAAGAGACGACGATCCCCGTGGACTGGAACCCCGACGACGCCGGCGCCGAGGAAGGAACCAATGACTACGGAGAACCGGGCTACGGCGGCCCGAACCCGCCGGACAGAGAGCACACGTATCGGTTTACCGTCTTCGCGGTGGCCGACGCGATCGATCCGGGAACGGACCCCGACGCCGACGATCTCAGGGACGCGATGGAGGGACGGACCGTCGCGAAGGCGACGCTCGAGGGAACGTATCCGGCCTGA
- a CDS encoding MBL fold metallo-hydrolase, with protein sequence MPADEREAGVHTLPITVEYGNRTLTLTPTLVETERGPVLIDAGPEGSLEGIRTHLRSLGYALEDIWLVVLTHHDADHAGGLDELLEAVDAVVATHREEAPYVTGERDPIKGDGDRYPPVDVDLELAGGVRIPTLAGPMDVLETPGHAPGHVSLYFPEDGFLIAGDALVADDVDGTLSGPKPEFTPDMDRALDSVGELATREIEHVVCYHGGYVDSGSERIRELSERGLED encoded by the coding sequence ATGCCGGCAGACGAACGCGAGGCGGGCGTCCACACGCTCCCGATCACGGTAGAGTACGGTAATCGAACGCTCACGCTCACTCCGACGCTGGTCGAGACCGAGCGCGGACCAGTCCTGATCGACGCCGGTCCGGAGGGGTCGCTCGAGGGCATTCGCACGCACCTTCGATCGCTCGGCTACGCTCTCGAGGACATCTGGCTCGTCGTGTTAACCCACCACGACGCCGATCACGCGGGCGGACTCGACGAGTTGCTCGAAGCCGTCGACGCGGTCGTCGCGACCCACCGCGAGGAGGCGCCGTACGTCACCGGCGAGCGCGACCCCATCAAGGGCGACGGCGACCGCTATCCCCCCGTCGACGTCGATCTGGAACTCGCCGGCGGCGTCCGGATCCCGACCCTCGCCGGCCCGATGGACGTCCTCGAGACGCCGGGCCACGCGCCCGGACACGTTTCCCTGTACTTTCCGGAGGACGGCTTCTTGATCGCCGGGGACGCTCTCGTCGCGGACGACGTAGACGGCACCCTGTCGGGCCCGAAGCCCGAGTTCACGCCCGACATGGATCGCGCCCTCGACTCAGTCGGCGAGCTGGCGACCCGCGAAATCGAGCACGTGGTCTGTTACCACGGCGGCTACGTCGACAGCGGGAGCGAACGGATCCGTGAACTCTCCGAGCGCGGACTCGAGGACTGA
- a CDS encoding cystathionine gamma-synthase, which translates to MDDSDSDGDGADGRGEQEPRRIETRSIHAGQEPDPETGALMTPIHANSTYKQDAPGDHRGYEYSRTGNPTRTDLEENLASLENAAHGRAFASGMASINTVLNLLEAGDHVVTGNDVYGGTHRIFTQVYEEYDLEFSFVDMTDLGEIEAAFREETELLWLETPTNPLMSIVDIAGAAEIAHDNDALCAIDNTFATPYLQRPLDLGADIVSHSLTKYLGGHSDVVGGALLTNDADLDERLGFYQNSVGATPGPFECFLVLRGTKTLPVRMDRHCENARAIAEWLDDHPDVDRVYYPGLESHPGHEIAAEQMDDFGGMLSFELDASMEEASEVVSNTDVFTLAESLGGVESLIEQPAPMTHAAIPREERVEAGLTDGLVRVSVGIEHVDDLIGDLESAIEMALE; encoded by the coding sequence ATGGACGACTCCGACAGCGATGGAGACGGCGCCGACGGCCGCGGCGAGCAGGAGCCACGTCGAATCGAGACCCGCTCGATCCACGCCGGACAGGAGCCCGATCCCGAAACGGGCGCGCTGATGACGCCGATTCACGCGAACTCCACGTACAAACAGGACGCGCCGGGCGACCACCGCGGGTACGAGTACTCCCGGACCGGGAATCCGACCCGCACGGATCTCGAGGAAAACCTCGCGAGCCTCGAGAACGCCGCCCACGGCCGCGCGTTCGCCAGCGGGATGGCCTCGATCAACACCGTGCTCAACCTCCTCGAGGCCGGTGATCACGTCGTCACCGGCAACGACGTCTACGGCGGCACCCACCGCATCTTCACGCAGGTCTACGAGGAGTACGACCTCGAGTTCTCGTTCGTCGATATGACCGACCTCGGTGAGATCGAGGCCGCGTTCCGCGAGGAGACGGAACTGCTCTGGCTCGAGACGCCGACCAATCCGCTCATGTCGATCGTCGACATCGCGGGCGCGGCCGAGATCGCTCACGACAACGACGCGCTCTGTGCGATCGACAACACCTTCGCGACGCCGTACCTCCAGCGGCCGCTCGATCTGGGTGCAGATATCGTCTCGCACTCCCTGACGAAGTATCTGGGCGGCCACTCGGACGTCGTCGGCGGCGCGCTGCTGACCAACGACGCCGACCTCGACGAGCGACTGGGCTTCTACCAGAACTCCGTCGGTGCGACGCCGGGTCCCTTCGAGTGCTTCCTCGTCCTCCGGGGCACCAAGACCCTGCCCGTCCGCATGGACCGCCACTGCGAGAACGCCCGCGCCATCGCCGAGTGGCTCGACGACCACCCCGACGTCGACCGCGTCTACTACCCCGGCCTCGAGTCCCATCCGGGCCACGAGATCGCCGCCGAGCAGATGGACGACTTCGGCGGGATGCTGAGCTTCGAACTCGACGCGAGCATGGAGGAGGCAAGCGAGGTCGTCTCGAACACCGACGTCTTCACCCTCGCGGAAAGCCTCGGCGGCGTCGAGAGCCTGATCGAACAGCCAGCGCCGATGACCCACGCCGCCATTCCCCGCGAGGAGCGCGTCGAAGCGGGGCTCACGGACGGCCTCGTTCGCGTGAGCGTCGGCATCGAACACGTCGACGATCTGATCGGCGACCTCGAGAGCGCGATCGAGATGGCCCTCGAGTAG
- a CDS encoding helix-turn-helix domain-containing protein yields MRQYELRLSPQGGWFHPFEKRIDRREGVDRVAIHRIRLRPDGLGVMVYELAGEFERVEALVDEELGSLGYWIEEFGDRIFVCSRFVPNDTVSELLRVTRDFQVFLDPPLTYVRGGDLKVSLFATEESFQRARSVVPDTVDLTLETKQPFEPEENVFLASLTPKQRRLFETAIELGYYGSPRETTYEEIGREVGIAGGTVGEHLRKIEAKLVDHVVSASVTESPKRRQLQ; encoded by the coding sequence ATGCGTCAGTACGAACTTCGGCTCTCGCCGCAGGGTGGCTGGTTTCATCCGTTCGAAAAGCGGATCGATCGCCGCGAAGGGGTCGATCGCGTGGCGATCCACCGGATCCGTCTCCGCCCCGACGGGCTCGGGGTGATGGTCTACGAACTCGCGGGAGAGTTCGAACGCGTCGAGGCGCTCGTCGACGAGGAGCTCGGCTCGCTCGGCTACTGGATCGAGGAGTTCGGCGACCGAATTTTCGTCTGTTCGCGGTTCGTTCCCAACGACACCGTCAGCGAACTCCTGCGGGTGACGCGGGACTTTCAGGTGTTCCTCGACCCGCCGCTGACGTACGTCCGCGGTGGCGACCTCAAGGTGTCGCTGTTCGCGACCGAGGAGTCGTTCCAGCGGGCACGGTCGGTCGTGCCCGACACCGTCGATCTCACCCTCGAGACGAAACAACCGTTCGAACCCGAGGAGAACGTCTTCCTCGCGTCGCTCACGCCGAAACAGCGCCGACTGTTCGAGACGGCGATCGAACTCGGCTACTACGGCTCGCCTCGAGAGACGACCTACGAGGAGATCGGTCGCGAGGTCGGTATCGCGGGCGGGACGGTCGGCGAACACCTCCGGAAGATCGAGGCGAAGCTCGTCGATCACGTCGTCTCGGCCTCGGTCACGGAGTCGCCGAAGCGCCGACAGCTCCAGTAA
- a CDS encoding 50S ribosomal protein L21e: protein MPNSNGPRQGSRRKLSNEPRNRGTSSPQRAIQEYEEGEKVHLKIDPSVPNGRFHPRFDGQTGEVVGKQGDAFKVQISDRGKEKTLIVTAAHMRAQNQEKSRI from the coding sequence ATGCCGAACTCTAATGGCCCTCGTCAGGGATCCCGTAGAAAACTCTCGAACGAACCTCGAAACCGCGGCACCTCGTCGCCACAGCGCGCGATTCAGGAGTACGAGGAGGGCGAGAAGGTCCACCTCAAGATCGACCCGAGCGTCCCCAACGGCCGCTTCCACCCGCGCTTCGACGGACAGACCGGCGAAGTCGTCGGCAAACAGGGCGACGCCTTCAAGGTCCAGATCAGCGACCGCGGCAAGGAGAAGACGCTGATCGTCACCGCCGCGCACATGCGCGCCCAGAACCAAGAGAAGTCCCGGATCTGA
- a CDS encoding RNA polymerase Rpb4 family protein: MTIFKEIVDEEFLTVSETKELLADIEAERALDEDRELPYELARAVEHVNRFTVLEPEEAQDLVDQLQEVEKVDEPTAYKIANLLPRNRDELRSVYAQQRYSLSGDELDEILNVVAQYA; this comes from the coding sequence ATGACGATCTTCAAGGAGATCGTCGACGAGGAGTTCCTCACGGTCTCGGAAACGAAGGAGCTGCTCGCCGACATCGAAGCCGAACGGGCGCTAGACGAGGATCGGGAGCTGCCGTACGAGCTCGCACGCGCAGTCGAGCACGTCAACCGATTCACCGTCTTAGAGCCCGAGGAGGCACAGGACCTCGTCGACCAGCTCCAGGAGGTAGAGAAGGTCGACGAACCGACGGCGTACAAGATCGCCAACCTCCTGCCGCGTAACCGCGACGAGCTCCGCTCGGTGTACGCACAGCAACGGTACTCGCTGTCGGGCGACGAACTCGACGAGATCCTCAACGTCGTCGCCCAGTACGCCTGA
- a CDS encoding DUF655 domain-containing protein: protein MTESDSGEADVRRAVVLDYLAHGLSDDSRPQYEKSPAGYALETDNFELYQVAFDEDERLTIGSDVVIEPAGERDVVTEARRVEYEDLSSGAQSELEYVVADLVEDEEERFVDFYNDAQPITLRLHQLNLLPGIGKKLRNSILDERKRKPFESFEELSERVSGLHDPDEILVERILEELRDDDLKYQTFVGRREQEQNQ from the coding sequence ATGACCGAATCCGATAGCGGCGAGGCGGACGTCCGTCGCGCAGTCGTATTGGACTATCTCGCGCACGGGCTCTCGGACGACAGCCGTCCGCAGTACGAGAAATCGCCGGCCGGCTACGCCCTCGAGACCGATAACTTCGAGCTCTATCAGGTCGCGTTCGACGAGGACGAGCGACTCACGATCGGCAGCGATGTCGTCATCGAGCCCGCCGGCGAACGCGACGTCGTCACCGAAGCCCGGCGGGTCGAGTACGAGGACCTCTCCTCGGGCGCCCAGTCGGAACTCGAGTACGTCGTCGCGGACCTCGTCGAGGACGAGGAGGAGCGGTTCGTCGACTTCTACAACGACGCCCAGCCGATCACGCTGCGGCTCCACCAGCTGAACCTCCTGCCGGGGATCGGGAAGAAGCTCCGCAACAGCATCCTCGACGAACGCAAGCGAAAGCCCTTCGAGAGCTTCGAGGAGCTCTCCGAACGCGTCTCCGGGCTCCACGACCCCGACGAGATCCTCGTCGAGCGCATTCTGGAGGAACTGCGCGACGACGACCTGAAGTACCAGACGTTCGTCGGCCGGCGCGAACAGGAACAGAACCAGTGA
- a CDS encoding 16S ribosomal RNA methyltransferase A: MRDPDGLTARAGVRGDPDRDQHFLVDDRVLDRLPTYLQEIDADTDHVLEIGGGTGALTDRLLAMGDEGKVTVVERDRELAEFLREEFADEIAAGNLTVIEGDALEVDLPEFTASLSNLPYGVSSEITFRLLPEGRPLVLMFQREFAERMVAEPGTSEYGRLSVSTQHYAAPEIVETIPKEAFSPPPAVESAVVRLEPRDPDYEVGDEEFFLRFVKALFTQRRKTIRNAIRNTAHITGLEAPEAVVEAADEELLRKRADAMAPAEFAALAELAAEVGEPNEARAQ, encoded by the coding sequence ATGAGAGACCCAGACGGACTGACCGCGCGGGCGGGCGTCCGCGGCGATCCGGACCGGGACCAGCACTTTCTGGTCGACGACCGGGTGCTGGACCGACTGCCGACCTACCTGCAAGAGATCGACGCCGACACCGACCACGTCCTCGAGATCGGCGGTGGGACGGGCGCGCTGACGGACCGACTGCTGGCGATGGGTGACGAGGGCAAGGTGACCGTCGTCGAGCGCGACCGGGAACTCGCCGAGTTCCTGCGAGAGGAGTTCGCCGACGAGATCGCGGCCGGCAACCTGACGGTGATCGAGGGCGACGCCCTCGAGGTCGACCTGCCCGAGTTCACGGCCTCGCTCTCGAACCTGCCCTACGGCGTCTCGAGCGAGATTACCTTCCGCCTCCTCCCCGAAGGGCGACCCCTCGTCCTCATGTTCCAGCGGGAGTTCGCTGAGCGAATGGTCGCCGAGCCCGGTACCTCGGAGTACGGCCGGCTCTCGGTGTCGACCCAGCACTACGCGGCGCCCGAGATCGTCGAGACGATCCCCAAGGAGGCGTTCTCGCCCCCGCCGGCCGTCGAGAGCGCGGTCGTCAGACTCGAGCCCCGCGATCCCGACTACGAGGTCGGCGACGAGGAATTCTTCCTGCGGTTCGTGAAGGCGCTGTTCACCCAGCGGCGGAAGACGATTCGGAACGCAATCCGCAACACGGCACACATCACCGGCCTCGAGGCTCCCGAGGCGGTCGTCGAGGCAGCCGACGAGGAGCTCCTCCGGAAGCGGGCCGACGCGATGGCGCCCGCGGAGTTCGCGGCGCTGGCCGAACTCGCGGCCGAAGTCGGCGAGCCGAACGAGGCTCGAGCGCAGTGA
- a CDS encoding mechanosensitive ion channel family protein, with translation MSVPLTALESVPLTALGRLSDAFGTEFQIAATVAVIAALLAVLLSYRRLQDWLSERTKPLYGDIASTALLIATCVITLSVVLEVWNLTGDAYTLYSEGLGLDETVFVRAAVTFILVIGTLIVTRFVKRVITEVLSSASAVTDHQREVTHRISQVIIWSVSLVVILGVWVDDLGGLLVGAGFLGIVVGMAARQTLGTVLAGFVLMFDRPFEIGDWIEVEDHEGIVTDISIVNTRIQSFDGEYIMIPNDVISSSAVTNRSRRGRLRIEIDVGVDYASDVERAAEIARTTVENLDRSLTAPSPQVVSKSFGDSAVVLGVRFWIDNPSARRRWQARTDAVNAIKTAFEDEAIKIPYPQRELSGRAETNGFRINDGEPRASDAGQAGSGDETDGRDGESTKRETNRMTHTEDD, from the coding sequence ATGTCCGTGCCACTGACCGCTCTCGAGTCCGTGCCACTGACCGCTCTCGGTCGGCTGTCGGACGCGTTCGGGACCGAGTTCCAGATCGCGGCGACGGTCGCGGTGATCGCCGCGCTGCTGGCCGTGTTGCTGTCCTATCGGCGGCTCCAAGACTGGCTCAGCGAGCGGACCAAGCCGCTGTACGGCGACATCGCGTCGACGGCCCTCCTCATCGCGACCTGCGTGATCACCCTCAGCGTCGTCCTCGAGGTGTGGAACCTCACGGGCGACGCCTATACGCTCTACTCGGAAGGGTTGGGGCTCGACGAGACGGTCTTCGTCCGAGCGGCGGTCACGTTCATTCTCGTAATCGGGACGCTGATCGTCACGCGATTCGTCAAGCGAGTTATCACGGAGGTGCTGAGTTCGGCGTCGGCGGTCACGGACCACCAGCGCGAGGTCACCCACCGGATCTCGCAGGTGATCATCTGGTCGGTGTCGCTGGTCGTCATCCTCGGCGTCTGGGTCGACGACCTCGGCGGCCTGCTGGTCGGGGCCGGGTTCCTCGGTATCGTCGTCGGTATGGCCGCCCGCCAGACGCTTGGCACCGTCCTCGCGGGCTTCGTCCTGATGTTCGACCGGCCCTTCGAGATCGGCGACTGGATCGAGGTCGAGGACCACGAGGGGATCGTCACCGACATCTCGATCGTCAACACCCGCATCCAGTCGTTCGACGGCGAGTACATCATGATCCCCAACGACGTCATCTCCTCGAGCGCGGTCACGAACCGCTCGAGACGCGGTCGGCTGCGCATCGAGATCGACGTCGGCGTCGACTACGCGAGCGACGTCGAGCGGGCCGCGGAGATCGCCAGGACGACGGTCGAGAACCTCGACCGATCGCTGACGGCGCCGTCGCCCCAGGTCGTCAGCAAGTCCTTTGGCGATTCGGCGGTCGTCCTCGGCGTGCGGTTCTGGATCGACAACCCCTCCGCCAGACGCCGCTGGCAGGCCCGCACGGACGCGGTCAACGCGATCAAGACGGCCTTCGAGGACGAGGCGATCAAGATCCCGTACCCGCAGCGCGAACTGTCCGGCCGGGCCGAAACGAACGGGTTCCGGATCAACGACGGCGAGCCTCGAGCGAGCGACGCCGGACAGGCGGGCAGCGGTGATGAAACGGACGGACGCGACGGCGAGAGCACGAAGCGGGAGACGAACCGGATGACGCACACGGAGGACGATTGA
- a CDS encoding HemK2/MTQ2 family protein methyltransferase, producing MGLEDRRDVETDVYQPAEDSHLLADAACDDLADADEGSLVLEVGTGSGYVAGRIDDETPARVIAADLNPHAVRQAREADLEAVRADLVAPFADGALDAVAFNPPYLPTDPDNEWDDWMERALSGGEDGRAVIDPFLADVGRVLKPSGSVYLLVSSLTGVDEVVEEAGEHGFSAAAVADESFPFETLTVLELFR from the coding sequence ATGGGACTCGAGGACCGACGCGACGTGGAAACGGACGTCTACCAGCCCGCAGAGGACTCGCACCTCCTCGCGGACGCGGCCTGCGACGACCTCGCCGACGCCGACGAGGGCTCACTTGTCCTCGAGGTCGGCACCGGCTCGGGCTACGTCGCGGGCCGAATCGACGACGAAACGCCCGCGCGCGTGATCGCCGCGGATCTGAACCCCCACGCGGTTCGCCAGGCCCGCGAGGCAGACCTCGAGGCGGTCCGGGCCGACCTCGTGGCGCCGTTCGCGGACGGCGCCCTCGACGCGGTCGCCTTCAATCCGCCGTACCTGCCGACCGATCCCGACAACGAGTGGGACGACTGGATGGAACGGGCCCTCTCGGGCGGCGAGGACGGTCGCGCGGTCATCGATCCCTTCCTCGCGGACGTCGGCCGCGTCCTCAAACCGAGCGGCAGCGTCTATCTGCTGGTTAGCAGCCTCACGGGGGTCGACGAGGTGGTCGAGGAAGCCGGCGAGCACGGCTTCAGCGCCGCCGCCGTGGCCGACGAGTCGTTCCCCTTCGAGACGCTGACGGTGCTCGAGTTGTTCCGCTGA